One genomic window of Xanthobacter dioxanivorans includes the following:
- a CDS encoding xanthine dehydrogenase family protein molybdopterin-binding subunit: MRADRIAWTGQSLPRVEDAALLTGRGRFIDDLGVRPGTLEAAILRAPHAHADILSVDVTAASRLPGVVAVITGADVAALTTPMVAGLKVKVENWPIAVDRVRYVGEPVAIIVAEDRYRAEDALDAIAVDYRPLACVIDPVDSLDPQAPALHPATGGNVVSDRRFAYGDPQGAFAAADHGFEITIRYPRNTGAPMETFGIVAEYDPHEGVYDILANFQGPFSIHTVLARALKVPGNKLRMRMPPDSGGSFGVKQGVAPYALLVAVAARIAGRPVKWIEDRLEHLVGAVAATNRVTTLRAAVTAEGRITALDYDQVEDCGAYPRAPEPATLYRMHGNMTGAYAISNVAIRNRVVLTNKAPTGLVRGFGGPQVYFALERLVQRIAVGLGLDPVEVIRRNLIPAGAFPYRTATGALYDSGDYGAAVERAVGDRRLADLRARQEEARRTGRCYGIGFAAVVEPSVSNMGYITTVLSAEERAKAGPKNGAQASATVSIDPMGSVSVTASSSPQGQGHRTVLAQVVADVFGLPPQEIRVVCELDTGKDAWSIASGNYSSRFAAAVAGAAHLAAGRLKDRLAQVAAAQFQARAEDIVFAGGKIAVKGENGASAPFGRIAGLSHWSPALLPDGVEQTIRETAFWTPPELTAPDGADHVNSSLCHGFIFDMCGVEVDQVSGHVRIDHYLTMHDCGRVLHPAMVEGQIRGGFAQALGATFLEELAYAGDGAFLTGTFADYLLPTATEVPDIEVLHLETPSPFTPLGAKGVGEGNCMSTPVCIANAVADALGVADIALPLTPARVAALAAGEEPAPPAGIARREARPGDRTLRGEGSAVVAAPRAQVWATLLDADALASLIPGCHGVRQLSPTHFTAEVTLGIGPVKGRYTADMKLSDLDAPSAATLSGAVTGALGSGGGSGRVTLADADGGTRVAYVYEVSVGGKVASIGGRLLDGAARVIIGQFFAALARRAAPAPPGLLARLRAFLAGARP; this comes from the coding sequence TTGCGCGCTGATCGCATCGCCTGGACAGGCCAGTCATTGCCACGCGTCGAGGATGCGGCGCTCCTGACGGGGCGTGGGCGCTTCATCGACGATCTCGGGGTGCGGCCCGGCACCCTGGAGGCGGCGATCCTGCGCGCGCCGCACGCCCATGCCGACATCCTCTCCGTCGACGTCACCGCCGCCAGCCGCCTGCCCGGCGTGGTGGCGGTGATCACCGGCGCGGACGTGGCTGCCCTCACCACGCCGATGGTCGCCGGACTGAAGGTAAAGGTGGAGAACTGGCCGATCGCCGTGGATCGGGTGCGCTATGTGGGCGAGCCGGTGGCGATCATCGTCGCCGAGGACCGCTACCGGGCCGAGGACGCGCTCGACGCCATCGCGGTGGACTATCGCCCGCTCGCCTGTGTCATCGACCCGGTCGACAGCCTGGACCCGCAGGCGCCGGCGCTCCATCCCGCGACCGGCGGCAATGTCGTCAGTGACCGCCGCTTCGCCTACGGCGATCCGCAAGGCGCCTTCGCCGCGGCGGACCACGGGTTCGAGATCACCATTCGCTATCCGCGCAATACCGGTGCGCCGATGGAGACCTTCGGCATCGTCGCCGAATACGACCCCCACGAAGGGGTTTATGACATCCTCGCCAATTTCCAGGGCCCGTTCTCCATCCACACCGTGCTCGCCCGCGCGCTGAAGGTGCCGGGCAACAAGCTGCGCATGCGCATGCCGCCCGATTCCGGCGGCAGCTTCGGCGTCAAGCAAGGGGTCGCGCCCTACGCGCTTCTGGTGGCGGTCGCCGCCCGCATCGCCGGCCGTCCGGTGAAGTGGATCGAGGACCGGCTGGAGCATCTCGTCGGCGCGGTGGCGGCCACCAACCGCGTCACCACCCTCAGGGCGGCGGTGACGGCCGAGGGGCGGATCACCGCCCTCGACTACGACCAGGTGGAGGATTGCGGCGCCTATCCGCGCGCGCCGGAGCCGGCGACCCTCTACCGCATGCACGGCAACATGACCGGCGCATACGCCATCTCGAACGTCGCCATCCGCAACCGGGTCGTGCTCACGAACAAGGCGCCCACCGGCCTCGTGCGCGGGTTCGGCGGCCCGCAGGTGTATTTCGCCCTGGAGCGGCTGGTCCAGCGCATCGCCGTGGGGCTCGGCCTCGATCCGGTGGAGGTGATCCGCCGCAATCTCATCCCCGCCGGCGCCTTTCCCTACCGCACCGCCACCGGCGCCCTCTATGATTCCGGCGACTACGGCGCGGCGGTGGAGCGCGCCGTCGGCGACCGCCGGCTCGCGGACCTGCGCGCGCGCCAGGAAGAGGCCCGCCGCACCGGCCGCTGCTACGGCATCGGCTTCGCCGCGGTGGTCGAGCCCTCGGTCTCCAACATGGGCTACATCACCACCGTCCTCTCCGCCGAGGAGCGGGCGAAGGCCGGGCCGAAGAACGGCGCCCAGGCGAGCGCCACCGTCTCTATCGATCCCATGGGCTCGGTCAGCGTCACCGCCTCCTCCAGCCCCCAGGGCCAGGGTCACCGCACCGTCCTCGCGCAGGTGGTTGCCGACGTGTTCGGCTTGCCACCGCAGGAGATCCGGGTCGTCTGCGAGCTCGATACCGGCAAGGATGCGTGGTCCATCGCCTCGGGCAATTATTCCAGCCGCTTCGCCGCTGCCGTGGCCGGCGCCGCCCATCTCGCCGCCGGCCGGCTGAAGGATCGCCTCGCCCAAGTGGCCGCCGCCCAGTTCCAGGCGCGGGCAGAGGACATCGTGTTCGCTGGCGGCAAGATCGCGGTGAAGGGCGAAAACGGCGCCTCCGCTCCGTTCGGCCGCATCGCCGGGCTCAGCCACTGGTCGCCGGCGCTGCTGCCAGACGGGGTCGAGCAGACCATCCGCGAGACCGCCTTCTGGACCCCGCCGGAGCTGACGGCGCCGGACGGGGCGGACCATGTCAATTCCTCCCTCTGCCACGGCTTCATCTTCGATATGTGCGGCGTGGAGGTGGACCAGGTCAGCGGCCATGTGCGCATCGATCACTACCTCACCATGCACGATTGCGGGCGGGTGCTGCATCCCGCCATGGTGGAGGGGCAGATCAGGGGCGGTTTCGCCCAAGCCCTCGGCGCCACCTTCCTGGAAGAGCTGGCCTATGCCGGGGACGGCGCCTTCCTGACGGGCACCTTCGCCGACTATCTGCTGCCCACCGCCACCGAAGTGCCGGACATCGAGGTCCTGCATCTGGAGACCCCCTCCCCCTTCACGCCGCTCGGCGCCAAGGGCGTGGGCGAGGGCAATTGCATGTCGACGCCGGTCTGCATCGCCAATGCGGTGGCCGATGCGCTCGGCGTCGCCGACATCGCCTTGCCGCTCACGCCGGCGCGGGTCGCGGCCCTCGCGGCAGGCGAGGAGCCGGCGCCACCCGCCGGCATCGCCCGCCGCGAAGCCCGGCCCGGCGACCGCACATTGCGCGGCGAGGGGTCCGCCGTCGTCGCCGCCCCGCGGGCGCAGGTGTGGGCGACCCTGCTCGACGCCGACGCCCTCGCCTCCCTCATCCCCGGCTGCCACGGCGTGAGGCAGCTCTCGCCCACCCATTTCACCGCCGAGGTCACCCTCGGCATCGGCCCGGTGAAGGGCCGCTACACGGCCGACATGAAGCTCTCGGATCTCGACGCGCCCTCCGCCGCCACCCTCTCCGGCGCGGTCACCGGCGCGCTCGGCTCCGGCGGCGGCTCCGGCCGTGTCACCCTTGCGGACGCCGATGGTGGCACCCGCGTCGCCTATGTCTACGAGGTGTCGGTGGGCGGCAAGGTGGCGTCCATCGGCGGGCGGCTGCTCGACGGGGCGGCACGCGTCATCATCGGCCAGTTCTTCGCCGCCCTCGCCCGCCGCGCCGCGCCGGCGCCTCCCGGCCTGCTGGCGCGGCTGCGCGCCTTTCTGGCGGGAGCGCGCCCATGA
- a CDS encoding helix-turn-helix domain-containing protein, which yields MSDALRIAHGAFGRVALLDMDRSLVRHAHPHCHVLLKVGGDDTQFLVGDRVAPLTDECAVLVNAWEPHAYVHNPARQNALILALYIEPDWLVSFRPNWSASGRSGFFEHSAGAISQRIRCVALDLASEMVHAPGAGNRQEDLLSDLMVAVIERFTPWRTIGSSLREMARSNAVDWRVRRAIALMRQNPTAPLGIERLCREAGMSRSHFFRVFEESTGVTPHVFLNVLKVEMAVGAVIDSDDSFAAIGERLGFGAPSHFTRFFRDHCSVSPREFRMVARLGR from the coding sequence ATGTCGGACGCGTTGCGCATAGCCCATGGCGCATTCGGACGGGTGGCGCTCCTCGACATGGACCGCAGCCTGGTGCGCCATGCCCATCCCCATTGCCATGTCCTGCTGAAGGTGGGCGGCGACGACACCCAGTTCCTGGTCGGCGACCGGGTGGCCCCGCTCACCGATGAATGCGCCGTCCTGGTCAATGCCTGGGAGCCGCACGCCTACGTGCACAATCCGGCGCGGCAGAACGCCCTCATCCTGGCGCTCTACATCGAGCCCGACTGGCTGGTCTCGTTCCGGCCCAACTGGTCGGCGAGCGGGCGCTCCGGCTTCTTCGAGCATTCCGCCGGCGCCATCAGCCAGCGGATCCGCTGCGTCGCCCTCGACCTCGCGAGCGAGATGGTGCACGCGCCGGGGGCGGGCAACCGGCAGGAGGATCTGCTCTCCGACCTCATGGTCGCGGTCATCGAGCGCTTCACGCCATGGCGCACCATCGGCTCCTCCCTGCGCGAGATGGCCCGCTCCAACGCCGTCGACTGGCGGGTGCGCCGCGCCATCGCGCTGATGCGGCAGAACCCCACCGCTCCCCTCGGCATCGAGCGGCTGTGCCGCGAAGCCGGCATGTCGCGCTCCCACTTCTTCCGCGTGTTCGAGGAATCCACCGGGGTGACGCCCCATGTCTTCCTCAACGTGCTGAAAGTGGAGATGGCGGTCGGCGCGGTCATAGACAGTGACGATTCCTTCGCCGCCATCGGCGAGCGCCTCGGCTTCGGCGCGCCGAGCCATTTCACCCGCTTCTTCCGCGACCATTGCAGCGTCTCGCCCCGCGAATTCCGCATGGTGGCCCGCCTCGGACGCTGA